AAAGAAGTGGCTAAACAATGGGCTTACTAAGGTAGTTACACTAAAAGTGATGAAATTAATTGCCCCGGTAGCACTTCCTTTCACATGATCAGGATTAGATTCTTTGATAATTGAGTAGGGGATCATGGCAGCTCCGGAGGCTACACCTAACATAAACGTACTCACATACGCTGGTACCAGGTTTGGCAAGAACAATAATTGTAATAAACTTAAAATCATCAGTGACGCACCACCAATCAGCACAGGCTTACGCTGACCAATTTTGTCGGTCAGATAACCCAGCAGCGGACAACCAAATACCCAGCCCATAGGCACCATTGCACAGGCAATTGTGGCATCATGAAAGCTGAAAGCCCTGTCTTGCTGGAAAAAGGCTACACCCCAGGTCATGGCAAAAATAGTGGTTGGTGCAAATAAAAGACCTGAAATAATACCACAAAGCCAGGACTGCATGTTAGAGAATACGACTTTATAAGGACTTAAAAAACCTTTTGAATGCAGTTGTTTGGTCGATTTCTGTTCTTCTTTAGCTTTTGGGATAACCAGTAATAGTCCAAAAGCAACGAGGATTGTAAAAACCCCTGAGCCAATCCAGAAAAGTTTCTGGTCAACTCCTTTTTCAATCAAAGGGCCTACTACGAATTGTCCGGCAGACCCACCCAGCATCCCTATACATTGTGTAAAACCAATGGCTGTAGCTAATGACTTAGGGGAGAACCCTTTGGTAGCCAGGTAAACACAGCCGGGAAAAGCAAATGCACAGCCTGCTCCCTGTAATAAACGCCCGGTATTTCCTGCAAATTCGCTTGAAATCACAAAAAGTAAGGCGCCGATCCCCAGGATCACTGCACCGGCAAACAAAGAATATTTAGCGCCAAACCTGTCGAGTGCTATCCCCGCAATCAAACTGCAAGTTGAATAAGTATAATAATAGGTGCCTATAATAGACACCAGGCCAATGGTAGAAACATTAAACACTGCTGATAATTCAGGGATCATAACTGCCGGAGCAGCCCTGATCACATAATCCAGAAAGTAAAAAAGAAGGCCGAAAACCCAGGCAATAACGT
The sequence above is drawn from the Pedobacter cryoconitis genome and encodes:
- a CDS encoding MFS transporter, coding for MDHINKSSATKYYVIAWVFGLLFYFLDYVIRAAPAVMIPELSAVFNVSTIGLVSIIGTYYYTYSTCSLIAGIALDRFGAKYSLFAGAVILGIGALLFVISSEFAGNTGRLLQGAGCAFAFPGCVYLATKGFSPKSLATAIGFTQCIGMLGGSAGQFVVGPLIEKGVDQKLFWIGSGVFTILVAFGLLLVIPKAKEEQKSTKQLHSKGFLSPYKVVFSNMQSWLCGIISGLLFAPTTIFAMTWGVAFFQQDRAFSFHDATIACAMVPMGWVFGCPLLGYLTDKIGQRKPVLIGGASLMILSLLQLLFLPNLVPAYVSTFMLGVASGAAMIPYSIIKESNPDHVKGSATGAINFITFSVTTLVSPLFSHFFGKTLTGATDKASHFQSAGLFWIAGIVIAIVVSLLLKETGSNKAEKVSVIA